ctctaaagaaagctgagcgccaaagaattgatgcttttgaactgtggtgttggagaagactcttgagagtcctttgaactgcaaggagatccacccagtccatcctaaaggaaatcaatcctgaatattcattggaaggactgatgctgaagctgaaactccaatactttggccacctgatgcgaagaactgactcactagaaaagaccctgatgctgggaaagattaaaggcaggaggagaaggggacaacagaggatgagatggttggatggcatcactgactcgacggacatgagtttgagtaaactcggggagttggtgatggacagagaggcctggtgtgctgcagtccatggggtcacagagtcaaacccaactgagtgactaagctgaACTGAATTCCTTATCCACAGTACATCTAATGCAGGGCCTTACATTTGTCCAGGCTTCCAGAACCCCAAGAAAATGTCAGAGCTTTAAGCCCCCTGTGGCTGTCTCATTCCCCTGAGCTCCCTTTTGTGTCTTGGACTGAGGTCTTGTTTGCCCCAGCCATTATTGCAGCTTTAGGCAGCTGTGATGTTTGTTTGCTAATAATTCCTATTGTTTTCGACAATGCTACAGGCCTGGAGCTTTCCCTTGGAGCTCCGAATCGGCTCAACTCCACAGTGCCAGTGTCCACAGAGCTATAAAGCCACAGAATTGTAGTGGGGGTAATGGAAGCAGCTCCCAGTTAAAATGCCAGAGATACTGCCTGTCTTACCTAGGATTGTTAGTACCTGCTGTCGGAATATATTTTTGATACCCATTTATAGTTTGATAGCTTTTCATTTAATATAAGTACTTCTTCATGTCCTTGATAATTCATTATAAATAATTTCTGATGGCTGTGTATCATCTCATCGTTTGGATGTCTCATAATTTATTTGATAATTCCCCTGTTGTTGGACTTCAGATAATTACTTGTTTAATTTGTTTCCCTTTCCCCAAAGGCTCTAAACTCAAGAGGGCtgggactgttttgttgactatttcATTTTCAGTGCCTGACAGTAATTTTTGTTGAAAggtttttctcaaattttaaaatattataataagtaacactttggttttttttttgttttttttttttaatatttagtcaatTTACTCAAATGAAGAAAACTTAAATGATACAGAACTGAAAATATCAGAAATCTATATACAATaaaaagtgaatataaattagtCAATTCCATAGACATTTCCAGTTAAGCATTCATACAAATACAGATTCGCCTTTTTCTTATATATAGGagtaacacatacatacatacatgacatgattctggcaaaaaaaaaaaaaaaaagaaaaatcagagatactaaaaaTATTCTCAAGTTTTAAGAATGGTGTAGAATAAGTTTTAACAACATTCTACATGAATGGAAACCCCTGATTTAATTCCATGATTTTATCATGCCAGAAGcatgtttgcttttaattttcttaaacagATATTGGTATCATACACATTGGCTTATTAATAATTAAGGCATTTTGCATACACAGTATCTCAGTGCGAACAAAAAACTTAGTACTGATTATTTTCTATAATGGTTTAAACTTTCAAAGTCTTTTCAACATAAGAAAATAGTAGCTGCacacatttaagtgttttcttataaaacacaatcttaaaaaaaagtaatgatgaTTGGTCTCTGTGATTCCTAGTAATAAGTCCTGTCTTATTTTTCACATAGTATAAATTATATTCTTATGCAGGATTGCATTAAGACCCAGTAGTTCTTAAACAATGTTACCAAATAACCATATAAATCCCAAACGCAGCAAAGGTGAACAATCTTCGTAGTGCACTTTCACCTCATTGGAGCTGAAGCTGCTCCTTTTGGATCTTTTTCCACTTCAATGTGAAGTAGATCGGTAGCATTTCATTAGTGGTTTCAACATACGTttctctttaaaggaaaaaatggttttgatttcttccataGTTCACAGTTCTCAGATGAGATATTTCTGGGGAAATCATATCGTCCAAGGATGTTTTGAATAGCCAAATGCTGTAGACGAAGTCTTTCAATGCAACTGTAATAAATAAGCATCTACATCCTTGGCTATATTACCAGTATATCCTGGAACCAAAGTAAGATGGTTTTCCTGTTCCCACAACCCACTTAATTGCTGttttaaaatctgaatatttCCATCATTCACAATTTCTGTTTTGGATGATAGTTCTGACCACCACCTTTTTATGACTGCTTGAAGCCAGTTTAAACCAACTATTATATATTCTTCAAATCTGCTTTTAAGTAGTGACTTTACTAGAGGCAACAAATCTACACAGCAGCCAAGTGAGATATACTGTTTTTCCTCCTGTAAACTATTGGTGAGCACAGGAAGGCAATCCACCACAACTCCAAGGTCCTCTATCCTTACTAAATATGCTACAAGTTCACTAATACTTCTCTTTCTCCAGAAAGTTAAAGCTACATTCAATCTCAAGTTCCTGCTGAACAAAACCTGTGCCATTGTTTCATGGTCCTGAGAAACCTCAGAAAAAAAGCCACTATATTTTGATGATGGGCTTTCTGTCTGTGAAGAACCAGAATCACTGGTGTTAATCAAATATGTTCGGCTATCATGCCGTAATTTTTCAGAGAGGTGGCCTGCACAAGccagttcattttctttatttgccaTGACACAGCCCCCACTTTTAGGGGACTGCTTTTTTCTGTAACAAGGATTTTGAATAGGATGATGAACTTTCTTTCTTCTATAGATCATCTTACGTAGTTTATCTGGGCTTTTCACAGCTTGTCCAACTGTTCTAGTTATGTAAGTAGCCAACTGTTTTGGAGATTTCTTAACCTCCTTCATGTTCTTATTAGTGAAATTAGAGATCCTTTTTCTAGGAAGATCAATGGAATGACCCTCAGTATTATTACAAAAGTTGCGTTTTTTAACATTGTGGGTTTCAGATGCCATAATCTCTTAAATACCGGCGCCTCATGGTACCGCGGCGCCTCCGCCCAGCCCAGGCGCTGACCGACTGCGCCCGGCAGCCCAGACTACCCCTCGGCTCCCCAGCCGAGATCCAGGAACGGCCATTCAAACGCCGCCGCGCGCGCGGCCCGCCGGGATCATAAGTAACACTTTGAAGGGTGTCTTACTGCCAaagctttattcagatttcaggTTATTTTCTAAGAATGGCATCCAGAAATGTAATTGCCTGGTCAAAGGATAGAGACATTTTTAAGCCTGTTGACATAGGTTGCCTGGTTGATTTCTAGAAAGGTTCTGCCAGAATGTCTTTTTTCAGCAGCAAATGGTATCCCTAACTGTGTATTTGGCAGCATTGAACATGCCAGTTGCTTAAGTTTTATTGACCTGATGGgcaaaaatgttatttcattGAACTGTTTCATCTTTTTGATAACCAATGAAAGTTTTCAATTTCCTCAtgcttgatttttttgttttctttctataaatTGGCCATTTAGgtttttcctccattttcctATTAGTTACCTAATGTTTTTCTTGCTAATTTAGCTAAACTTTATCAAACGTGTTAACCTATTATCATTGTCTTTCAgatatttttcaagttatttttcattctgtttctgaTGAGTTTCGATATGTGGAAACTGACAGTCATACAGAAGGGGCATCTTTATTTGGCGTGATTAGCTCTCATTGCTGGTCTGCTTAATAGGAAGGGGTATCCTAAAAAAAGTTTATGTATCTTCAACATTAAAGCTTCAGAATACACATTAAATAGCTAATCCTTTTATCTTGGGCTGCTTTTCTTTGAATATGAGTCTAATTGATTAAAAATCtgctatatatttcttttttttttaacatatcatCCAAAATTCATCATCAGtgatttctagttttagtttctttaaagtGGAGTGATACCTTAATGAGCTGTATGTAATTGTTGCAGAATCTTTTCAGGTATTTAAAAATCcgctcctccacccccacccccaactccccccAGGTCTTTAGTAGGTTTTTCACCCATGTTAAATTCAACATCAcctttatctgggcttccctggtggctcagaggttaaaacgtctccctggaatgagggagacccgggttcaatccctgggtcgggaagaccccctggagaaggaaatggcaacccactccagtattcttgcctggagaatcccatggagggaggagcctggtgggctacagtccatggggtcgcaaagagtaggacacgactgagcgacttcacttcaccttcATCTGGTTTTTCTAGCCAGTTCCCCTCTTTTTGCACTCACATCCGATAAATGTGACTTATAATTAAGAATTATAGTAACAGGCACACAACTAGCATAAAGAAGAACACATTTGGAAACAAACATAAATAACTCCTGGTAAGTAGGCAATTTGTAGAGCTCACAGGCAGGTGTACCACACAGTAGCCTGTTAGCCTTGAGCAGTCACTGTGCTGAAGGCATTCTTTAGGTTTCTACATGGGTTGACAGGGGCTGGCGGGCAGGGGAGGTGGCAGATGGGGGAATGGGTCAATCTGTGAAGTTGGTCATGTGGAGGTTGATTAGGAGAGCTTCTAATCATAGTCCAACTCTGTCAGTCCTTCCCTTTGTTATTGCTGTAACTGTTTGGATGGTTAGAAAGTCCTTCCCTTCCTGGGAGTCATGTGGTAATTCACCTACATCTCTCTCTTGATTTTGATTTATCTCTTACATTTAACTCTTTGATgtatctgaaatttattttatttttcggTATGAAGTTAAGatctaaatagattttttttgtagTCCTCAAATAATGTGCCGGTGTTGCTAGTATAACAGGTGCTGTCTTAAAAGTTACTGATCAAAAGTGTCATTTCTGGTTAACAACTGCTCTAGTCTTGGGAGTGGATGGTCAGTGTAGTCCTTGGGTTGCAGCAGGGCATGTAGTGAATAGATAttttacagacacacacacaccaagaaatGGGTATTTGCCAAGAAACCCCTTTTAGAACCCTGGGCCTTCCCCAAATGGTGATTTGAAGGGGCACCTGGTTTCTATTTGGATAATAGTGAATTAAAGTAGTTTATTAAGCAGCTTAATAATCATGAACAGTTAATAGCTAGTTTATTAATAAAAGGTATACCAACAAGGACGGAATTAAGCAAAGTTCTACAGATACTGTCAAATTCAAAATTGTGATTTGTCCCCATCTATTTTACCAATTTCTGTGGAGAAATTCTCTATAATAATCCCTTAGTCCTTTGAATTATGGTTGTTTCTTTTAAGTCTTTCTCTGGAATAAGTTGACCTCTCTCAGTGCAATTATTGCTTTTTCCTGGGCCATAGCATTAGGTTAGTTAGTGAAATACTGCATCTAATACAATTTAAGGCTGTGAACAGTTTATAAGTATTATATAGAAAATATGGGATTAATATTAAACTGTTATGAAGCAAATGTTACTAGTGGTAATTTTTACTATACAGTGGTGTTTATGctggttttacatttaaaaattttttctctttaaaggcCCACTATAtgaattttactttcaaaatattattgtttGGTTTGATAGGTTCTGTTTAATCttcccagcatttatttgtattataagTCACTCCAGAGTGAATCATCAGCATTGTATTAAAGCAGCCAACCAACCAACAACCACCCAATAGGGGAGATTTGTTTCCGCTGGAGGGCCTTACTCTCTAAGTTGTTTCCTTCCCTTGCTCTGGGCAGTACCATCTGCAAGCTCTTTTCCCCTCTCCCAGTTTAGGGTATGGGAATTCTCACTAGAAAGCAGCACAGAGCACGTGCAGCAAGTGTCCCCAAGTCTTTCAAACCATCTGGAGCTACCTGTGGCTGTTGTGTAGTCTCAAATTTCAGATGGCTTTATGATCTATTGGCAGATGGCTAAATTGGAATCATTGTGtcagagttttatttttccattccagGATAGAAAAGTGAAATAGGAAATAAGACACTGAAGATTGTGATATTTTCTGTGAATTTGAGAAATATTGACATTTTTCAGATAGGAGAATATGACTAGATACTAATGTTACTGCTTTGGATTTTCTATCTTTTGAGTTACATTTCTTCACCTAGGATTAGCTGTGGAAAAGTGGTATTTGTAATGAATTGATGATTTCAGTAGATATGATTTCGTTTTTGGTACCTTCAGAGACATGGCTTAAACTAATTAGAAAGATATCACTACTTTGTGTAAGTCTCAAAAAGACTGTTGTTAAGCTTTCAATTCAATATTTGCTGATCCTGCTGTGCCTGATACctgaaaataaaaagtcttatgatttactgaaaagaataaaatggccCTGACCTCAATCACTCCCTTGTATCCACATACCATGTATTGCTTCTGCGCCCTTTGAATCCAAGATGATTCCTCGACTTGGTACATTATTAAGCTTTGATGTTTCACTCTCTGTCTGTTTAGGGCATGTGTAGACTATTTAAATGCACTTATCTTGGAAATGTACAGATGTATCATACCCCGTTTTATTTGCTTAGATAGCACTAAGACTTCAGAAGTATTAAATATTTGAGTATTTGGTTAGGAATTTGGCatttacacacacccacacaacgTATGGACTGAGCTAGCCCAGAAAAAGATGAAGGTCTCCTGGGCAGAAGCCGGGCCAGATTGGGGGTGGAATTTATGAGAACCTGGTTTGGGACATACTTATGATGAAAAATTTGCCCTCTGCCATAATCcattcaggctgctgtaacaaaaacaCCATAAACtaggtggtttaaacaacagacatttatttctcaccgttctggaagctgggaaattcaagatcaaggtgctggcagattcagtgtctggttgAGAGCCTGCTCCCTGTGGTCTTCTTCTTGCTGTGTTCTCACATGACAGAACAGGGGAGAGAGCTCTCTGGGGTTTTCTTTATAAGGgaactaatcccattcatgaccactccaccctcatgacctaaggtgaaggtgaaggtgaagtcgctcagtcgtgtccgactctttgcgaccccgtggactgtagcctaccaggcttctccgtccatgggattctccaggcaagaatactggagtgggttaccatttccttctccaggggatcttcccgacccaggaatcgaacccaggtctcccgcattggaggcagacgctttaacctctgagccaccagggaagccccctcatgACCTAATCGCCTCCCAAAGGCTCTACCTCCAAATGtcatcacattggggattaggtttcaacataacAATTTTaggggaacacaaacattcagtctatagcattCTGATTTCTCTTCCATGTAGGTGATCTTGAAGATcatgcaaaatttcatttttatgttgtgctatgacttttatttcttcaaCATTTTCCTCAAAAAAACAATATTTCCACTATGGAATATTCTAGTAGGGTTTAAGAGCATATgcagtgtattttatatattctgtttttgtttgtgtgaTTTGGTAAACCATCCCAGATGGTGCCCATTGTGGACAGTAATAGCAAGGGAGAAAGCTGTTAATGGCACAGCTTCTAGCATATGTCTCCTGATTGGGGGTGTTTATGCCCAGTGTCAAAGGTACACCATGGTTTACCCATTGTGTAAAGTGGCTTTTAGAAAGTTACAGTATTTTTCCATCCATACTAGCTAAGTAGGAGGATGGATTAGACAATAGGATCTATCTGGTGCTTTTATCTTTGGCAGGTAGCTGTGCTTTTGAAAGAAGCTTTTATCTTCTCATCTAGCCAGAAGGTTTTGATTTATAACTTGAAGTTTCCTAACTCTGCttgcatgtgtttttttttgttgttgttccttttaaaataaagttcctTTAACATTCAGACATATTAATTTATAGCACTAGTAGAACAGTCACTTTTACTATCCACAtatataccttttattttctgtagttAAGATCtgtgttatatttatatattcagtatGTAAGGTATTCCAAAAGTGACTTGAATAAACTTGGCCTTAAAGATGTCTTCGTAACTTGTTCCATATTGTTGTTATTTCCTTGATAAAGTCTGCTCAGTTTCCAAGCTTCTATAAATTACATTTCTAGACTTTCTAtgtgtttctcttttttgttgttgttgtttaatataaatttatttattttaattggaggttaattactttacaatattgtattggttttgccatacatcaacatgaatccgccacaggtatacacatgttccccatccagaacccccctccctcatccctccctgtaccttccctctgggtcgtctttCAAAGAAAATAGGTTTTGGAAAACTTTAATGAATTTCACCTGGGAATATGTCTGTAGCACCTGTTTTAAAGACCACTGATAGTAGGATGTTAATGAGTACATTTTTTATATTACTAAAGCTTTTCTAAACATTGAAACTTCAATTACCTTTATCCTGGGTACTAACACTTGGATCTCGGGGATTATTTCACTGCTCTTATTGAGGTTGGGGGTAATAGCAATGAGTCATTATATTTGGTAGGCAAATACTTGCTGATTTAATTAAACTTGCCTAGTTATTTTTACCTTATTGTAAATTTTAGTCTGTAGATCTGAAGAGGTTTCTCCactttgggttaaaaaaaaatactttttgtgtgtgataaactttccctccccctcttttcttttttcttctaagaagacTAATTCAATAGGGTAAAATTGGATTCTTACATGAATGCTAGTGCTATTTCTGCCTGGTggaattaaaattatgaaaatgattGGAATATATTCTTGATTTGTGTGTGGTTCCTGCACCCCAGTCCATTACTTCTTTGGTGTAAAATCAGAAGAATGAACTCTTACTTGAGTTCTCTATACTGATACACAGGACAGTATAACCATGTTCTTGAAGTGGATTTAATTTTAgatgttgaatatttttaatagCAAATTATGATAGTTGTCAAGAATAAATTACATATTATAGATGTATTAATCATTTATATGTTCATAGTATTATAATTTAAGGGTCAAAATTTTTCACACTCATTTTGTGTATGATCTTCACATCAGTCCTATGAGGTTTAAGTAGGTTTTACCATTTCTTCCATCTCACAACTGAAGgaataagtttaatttttttttttttagaaaatgtgaCTGATCCAGAGTTAAAGAATTAGATTACATTATTTAATCTGAGTTACTTGATAGGTATAGAAATCTTGAcac
This DNA window, taken from Bubalus kerabau isolate K-KA32 ecotype Philippines breed swamp buffalo chromosome X, PCC_UOA_SB_1v2, whole genome shotgun sequence, encodes the following:
- the LOC129638500 gene encoding KATNB1-like protein 1, with the translated sequence MASETHNVKKRNFCNNTEGHSIDLPRKRISNFTNKNMKEVKKSPKQLATYITRTVGQAVKSPDKLRKMIYRRKKVHHPIQNPCYRKKQSPKSGGCVMANKENELACAGHLSEKLRHDSRTYLINTSDSGSSQTESPSSKYSGFFSEVSQDHETMAQVLFSRNLRLNVALTFWRKRSISELVAYLVRIEDLGVVVDCLPVLTNSLQEEKQYISLGCCVDLLPLVKSLLKSRFEEYIIVGLNWLQAVIKRWWSELSSKTEIVNDGNIQILKQQLSGLWEQENHLTLVPGYTGNIAKDVDAYLLQLH